GGTACAGCAAAGGCCAATAAGGTCTGACCACAACAGCTTCCCAGCAGCTCAGGATGCTGAGCTCAGCGTCCACAATGCAGGCTTTCCAGGAGCTCCCGAAGATTGGGAAGGGAAGTATGGAAGAAAGCAACAGCACCTTCTTACTGCCCTTACCCAGAAACAACTGCTGCTCCTAAAATACCACCCTCCTAGTAGGCTGCGTGGCAGGCTGGGAATATTCAGCCACTGTCCTGATGCTGCCAAGAGTGTTAGCGTGACACTGGCCCTTGAGCCAGGCAGGATCAAGGAGCACCAGCAGCAGCCACTCTCCATTGGAAGCTTTCATAGCAGCAGAGTGAACTCAGCAAGTCATTGACTCAGTGGCTGCTGGGAGTCCCACACTGCTGTCTGGAGAAAGTACTCTAACTTGAGCGGAGACAGGGAGGTCTGTTTCCCAGGAATCCTGGTGCCACTGCAAGTCCAGCCCTCTCCCCCTGGATGTGtctcccagcccctccctcaAAGGCACCTGCACCCTTATCCAAGAAGTAGGCCAGGAGGCAGCGCATGacagcctggtgggagatgacgaGGACATTGCCCTGACGTTCCAGCTCCATGATGACAGGCTCCAGCCGCTGCACCAGGTCCTGGTATGACTGTGGAGGGAAATGGGGCAGGCTGGCAGGAGCCCAGGTGCAAGCTGGCAGCCAAGTTAGTGGCTGGACCTTGGAGACTAAGGGCCACTTCTTCTTCCTCAGCTGGCTTTCCTCCTGGAGGCTCAGTGAGTTTACATCACCTGCTAACTGCCCCCAGCCCTGGTATCTCTTGAGAAAACTCAGATCTTTCAAAAGCAATATTTAGACCAAGAAAACTACAGGTTAAGAAGAGGAAGTGTGACTttaacctgtgtgtgtgttttttcttcccACAGATTAATACAGGCAGTGAGACAACAAGAGACTCCTAGGGGTTTCCTGTACCTCTGCCATtcagttttatttacttttgcctCACACATCCCTAGAGTATGGAAGCTACTTAGACAAGGAAATAGCCTAAAACACTCAAGATGATAGGGAAATAATTCCTATCCCATATATTTACTTGGTGACTCCACTTACTTATGTGGGGGTGGGATTGAGAGAgtacaaggaaaaaaagaagtaaaaatgattGTGTTGATTCTAAAACATACTGAACAGAGGATGCCTTGTCACCCTTATCCCTGGGAATCTTAACAATTAATGAGGCATTCGACTGTCTAAGCTGAATGAAACCAAAATGACCCAAGGGAAGGAAGATAAATGATGCCTAGACCCTCCAAATCACATTCAATCCTTCCCCCAAATTAAAGCTAAACACTCAGCAAGGGTCTAGGCAGTTACTTTACATGACAGGGGTGTCTCACCTCCCCACCAGGATATCGATACAGATACTTCTCTTGATCTCGAAGTGCAAACTCTTCTGGGTACCGTTTCTCAATCTCTGCATAGGTCATCTCTTCACACACACCCTGCAAAAAGCCACTTGAAGCTGGCTTGAAGAGATAGACTGTACCACACCAGCCCCATCCCAAATAAGGAAGATGACATCGAAGAATGCTAGTTTCTTagtacatgccaggcactgtgctgggtcctTTCATGTATTGCAGCTGCCTGTGACCAGAGTGTCACAGAGTGTCTGTGACTCACCGGGTGAGGACCACTGCAGGAAGGAGGCAACTTCTCTAGCTCAAGCTACCACATTCTCCTACTACTGGGGGGAACTTACAGATCAAGAAAGTCAAGAGGCTAAAAGGAACAGGAAGCAGAGAAGGAGGGAAACTGAAGGGACTGGAGACCTTGCATGAAAAATAAAAgggtagaaggaaggaaagaaaaagaaatgtcggccgggcgtggtggcttatgcctgtaatcccaacactttgggtggccaaggcgggtggatcacaaggtcaggagttcaagaccagcctggccaagatggtgaaaccccgtctcccctaaaactacaaaaattagccaggcatggtggcagatgcctataatcccagctactcgggaggctgagggagagaattgttcgaacccgggaggcggaggttgcagtgagccaagatcacgccactgcactccagcctgggccacagagcgagactccatctcacaaaaaaaaaaaaaaaaaaaaaaaaagaaatttctactTTTGTGCTCAAGAAGAGAGAAAGCCAAGAGAAATTTTGGGAAAAACTTTTCCTGAATAGCTGACCAAATGATCTAAGCAGAAAGCAAAGAAGTGGGTTGTTAGCTATTTATTTTTCCCAGGAGGCAAATATACAAAGGAACAAAATGAGTCCTTGTTAGCCCTACTTTCCCCAGGTGCCAGAAAGGCTGGCTCAAAAATTGGTTTGGGTCCCATGATTGGCACAGGTAGTGAATCAGGCAGGAAACCCCTGATTAAGGGTGCAATTGTCCTCCCTGAGCCCCCGAGCTGGCCATAGAGTCAGCTTCCTCAGAGTTTTTACTTGTTGGTTCTAGTTTCCTAGATAAAACTGTCTAAATAGTGACTTCTGAGAGTTCCTGCCTGAATACGAGACTCTTGTTGGCTTTTCTGGGCCTTCAGAGCTTTCTACTCACAGCATCAATCTCATTCAGAATCTTCCACTGCTCATAGGGCACCCCGAGAGATTCAGCAGTCTGTATGGTCCTCTTCAACTGGCTTGTCCACACTTTGAGGTCTGTTATTTCCTGTTCCTCCAGAAATTTCCTTAGAGCTTGGGCAAACTGgggtttaaaaatgaaaattaagggtaaaaagaaaacacacagacacacacacacacacacacacacacacactcactcaacacacatatacacaaagcCTGTTAACTTGGCCTGTAATGGACAACGTGCATAGCCATGGTCAAAATCCATAAGGTGCTACATAGTTAATATAAACCCAAAAGGAAATGAACTTTAACTGGAGCACCCTGTACAATGCTAAGTACACAAGTTGTGCCCAATGAATATCTCATGGTTGAATGATCACAGCAGAAATGGGTCCAAGCTATCTACACTTCAATACAGAGCTAGACGCAGTGAGCAAGAACACACCTTGAGCACTTGCATATGAGACCACAGCCTACGTCCAAATGGGATTTAAGTAAGGAGATAAAAGAGATGACCTCAGCCATGCCCTTCTAACTCTAAGCCTAGAAAATCCAGTGTGCTGACTAATTATTCACCTGCTTTCCCCGCACCGAGAGGCCAGAGTCACCCCCAATCTTCCCCAAGAGATTGAACTCGCTTTCTCCATGCCGGCAAAGGTAAATGGTGCGAGGCTGGACGTGGATATTCATGAGGTAGTAGACTATCTTGCTCTGGATGTAGTCCTGGACTCTGTTGACTAAAAACCGCTGGCCCACGTTTATCACCTTGATGAAAGAAAGATCCCTgggacaggaaaggaaaaaaaaaattccctaggTAAGAAAATCTGAGAATAAGAATCAGAGGGAAAAGGATTTCTATAGGGACTTGCAGGCTCACAGcagctcttcctcccctcctctgtcACACCCACGTTTATGGAACCAAATGGTAGGAGATTAATTACTCCTTAAAACCAAGATGAAGTACAATTTCCTGAACTTCTAGTAAGTTCATACCATTTCCTCAGTGCCTGTAGTGTGACACGTAATGTAGATAAACATGATAAACAGAATTCAGGCTTCCCATCAGGGGCTAGACTAGGTGACCTGAAGATTTTGCTAAGCCCAAAATTTGGTGAGAAGAATAGGCCCCTTTTGAGGCAGTTAAGACTTGGCCAGAATATGGCATGACGAGGAatgaggggaagggaagaggcagCAGAAGCACAGACAGAAATGTCTATATACTCCCTGCATCTACCTAATTATGATTCTCTCAATGACACTTTCAGACATTGCTTGCTTCGAGGCCAACATGAGATTGTTCTTTTTATAAAAGTCATAAGtgtggctggacgcggtggctcatgcctgtaatcctagcactttgggaggccaaggcgggtggaccaggagatcaggagtttgagaacagcctggccaacatggtgaaaccccatctctactaaaaatacaaaaattagccaggcgtggtggtgggtgcctgtaatcccagctactcaggaggctgaggcaggagaattgcttgaacccaggaagggggaggttgcagtgagccgagatcatgccactgcactcctgggcaacaaaagcgagagactccatctcaacaaaaaaagtcataagtgcctattttaaatcaaaaaatcagaaaaaatgatGGAAGGATGCAAATCATGCATCACCCTACTACCAGAGAtaacatatacaaacatacacatgtatatctatgtagaTCTTCTGTATGTTTTTCTAGGTGGGACCTTGTTCCAGCTGAAGAATAATTTTATGCCATATCTAGAGGTGGTTTTCAGCCTCCGAATTAAGGGGATTCTGGGAAACCCACTTGAAGGAACTGAAAGGCTGAAAACATTAAACAGACCACTGTATTAAGTGTGCCATGCACATTAAATGTGCCATTTACTTGGCTGCAGGTCTGTATTATATGAATAGAGCTGTTAACTGCCCTGAATGCATGTTCTTTTATGAGGCCACATTCTTGCAGATTTCCATGTGTACACCATCTTTCTTCAACATGGACTTGGTTTTGTTATGGCTCATATACCTCACACATGACAAGTTAATCTATAGTCTATACCACACTGCCAACAAATGCTTCCATAGTAACGACAGCTGGCATTGATCAGACATTTCTCTGAGTCAGGCATGTTCTTGAGGGCTttgcatgttatatatatatagagagagagagagagagatagacataaaaaatatgcaatatgtaatatatataatatgttatgcTATAATATGCATGATATACACACAAGCattaatatatgtgaaatatcatataatatatataaactttaaaaactgatgACACATCTCCAAAGGGTATCCTACAACACCCCCGTTCAGATATGGAGCAGTGATTCTCTACCAGGGATGACTGTGCCCCCTGGGGAACATCTgccatgtctggagacattttggttgtcacagcttggaggtgttactggcatctagtgggcaaAGGCCAGGGAAGccgctaaacatcctacaatgcacaggacagctcctacaacaaagaattacccaGCTCAAAGTGCCAATAATACTGAGATTGAGGAAATCATGCTCTAGAGACTGGAGAGAAAAAATTGATGATAAAAAACActtccggccaggtgcagtgactcatacctgtaatcctagcactttgggaggctgaggcgggtggatcacttgagctcaggagttcaagaccagcctggccaacatggggaaactctatctttactaaaaaaaaaaaaaaatagctgggcatggtggcgcacacctgtggtcccagctactcaggaggctgaggtgggaggatcacctgagcccagggggtAGCAGTTGCAGTGGGCcctgattttgccactgcactccagcctgggtgacggagcgagaccccgtctcaaaacaaaacaaaacaaactacttCAATTTTTCATGTACAAGATGCAATACACATAAAAGCCACAAATCCATACCTTATTTCTCTGGGATGATGTTAACACTATAGATCTAGACTATCAGAAGGAAGTTAGAGAACTCAGGGAGAAAGGTTATTTTCCCAGATGAGACCTTTGCCTTGGGCCCTTCAAACCATGGCCTTAAACCTTACTTGTCATAGTTGTCTGGGTCAAGAGGTCGGTAGGTAACTTTGTAGCACTCAATTCTCTTCAGGAAGTCCTCCATTACGTTCTCTCTGTTCCTTTCAGGGTAGTCAGGGCTCGACACCTTAACCTCCTGAAATCATAGGAACCAGTAAAGGCCTCATCAGAGGTCTGCCCGTAACAGTCCTCCTACAAATAGCCActgctaaaaaaaagaaaaagaagtccatAAAAGTCGCCTTTCACTGGAACATTGGCACTCTACTCATTGAGtaccccccgccccgccccgccccgtccTGTGACCCTGGCAACCAAAAAAGTTAAGACAACTGGGGAGTCATGTGCCTGCACTTGGCTGAAGGACAGAGGCAGTCACGCAGCCAAAGCTGCTCCTGGGCCCCAATCCCTTTATGTACTTTCCTGAGAAAACAGAACAGGCTCCAATGTTTCCCTATTACCACTCAGAATAGGGTGCATGACCCCAGTGCCTGACTTGGGACTAGATGCCTCTTCCTCAGATGATCCCAAGTTCCTACGGCTGGGAGAGCACCTGCATAAGACCATGTACAGATATCTACTCGGTCCAGCAGAGCACAACCCATCCAATGGGGACTGGCTTACACTGTGACCCCACAGGGAATAAGGAGCTCAATGTATAGAACACTGACTAGAACATTGGACAAATGCTGGGGAGATAACCTTCCTGTAGGTAAGTCCTGAAATGAAGAGTCtgatctactctttttttttttttttttttgagacaggttcttactctgttaccaagactggactgcagtggcacaatcatggctcactgcagcctcaacctccttggacatgttctcactctgtcaccaagactggactgcagtgtcacaatcacggctcactgtggcctcaacctcccaggctaaggtgatcctcctgggctcaagcaatccatttgcctcagcctcccaaagtcctgagactACCGGCATGagcaccgcacccagctgatctATTCCAGCATCTAGGTCTCAGCATTCATATAATACCCAGAGCACAGGGCCAAGAATCCTACAACCTAAACCCTGGTTTCAATTCAACAGCTAATTCTTATTTGATTCtttaaagcctcagtttcctctcccaAAAGAAGAGTGTAGAAGTACCAGATGGGGCTCTGGCAGATAGAAAAGATCTCTTTGTGATGTTAA
This portion of the Pongo abelii isolate AG06213 chromosome 1, NHGRI_mPonAbe1-v2.0_pri, whole genome shotgun sequence genome encodes:
- the PFKFB2 gene encoding 6-phosphofructo-2-kinase/fructose-2,6-bisphosphatase 2 isoform X2, yielding MTNSPTLIVMIGLPARGKTYVSKKLTRYLNWIGVPTKVFNLGVYRREAVKSYKSYDFFRHDNEEAMKIRKQCALVALEDVKAYLTEENGQIAVFDATNTTRERRDMILNFAEQNSFKVFFVESVCDDPDVIAANILEVKVSSPDYPERNRENVMEDFLKRIECYKVTYRPLDPDNYDKDLSFIKVINVGQRFLVNRVQDYIQSKIVYYLMNIHVQPRTIYLCRHGESEFNLLGKIGGDSGLSVRGKQFAQALRKFLEEQEITDLKVWTSQLKRTIQTAESLGVPYEQWKILNEIDAGVCEEMTYAEIEKRYPEEFALRDQEKYLYRYPGGESYQDLVQRLEPVIMELERQGNVLVISHQAVMRCLLAYFLDKGADELPYLRCPLHTIFKLTPVAYGCKVETIKLNVEAVNTHRDKPTNNFPKNQTPVRMRRNSFTPLSSSNTIRRPRNYSVGSRPLKPLSPLRAQDMQEGAD
- the PFKFB2 gene encoding 6-phosphofructo-2-kinase/fructose-2,6-bisphosphatase 2 isoform X3, with translation MSGASSSEQNNNSYETKPPNLRMSEKKCSWASYMTNSPTLIVMIGLPARGKTYVSKKLTRYLNWIGVPTKVFNLGVYRREAVKSYKSYDFFRHDNEEAMKIRKQCALVALEDVKAYLTEENGQIAVFDATNTTRERRDMILNFAEQNSFKVFFVESVCDDPDVIAANILEVKVSSPDYPERNRENVMEDFLKRIECYKVTYRPLDPDNYDKDLSFIKVINVGQRFLVNRVQDYIQSKIVYYLMNIHVQPRTIYLCRHGESEFNLLGKIGGDSGLSVRGKQFAQALRKFLEEQEITDLKVWTSQLKRTIQTAESLGVPYEQWKILNEIDAGVCEEMTYAEIEKRYPEEFALRDQEKYLYRYPGGESYQDLVQRLEPVIMELERQGNVLVISHQAVMRCLLAYFLDKGADELPYLRCPLHTIFKLTPVAYGCKVETIKLNVEAVNTHRDKPTAAETTLAVRRHPSAASLMLPC